In the genome of Deltaproteobacteria bacterium, one region contains:
- the tolB gene encoding Tol-Pal system beta propeller repeat protein TolB has product MKNIVGKVAVLCFILWAAIPSPSWGKVYLDIYAPSMRLLPIAIPVPIPLEGTAPHPRISGEVREVLAGDLNFSSVFRVLDPVLYLEDEENSGIRPKTFGFDDWELINAEALIKTGYAVMENGNVELEFHLYDVFQKKELIAKRWKGKPAQVRRMVHLFTNAVMKKITGEDGIFLTSVLYVKAGSRGKDIYRMDFDGANVERVVHNGFLNLSPAWWPDRRGLVYTSYKKGAPDLFSRAFGGQERRLTLGSGVDVGVSFSPDGRYIAFMSSVNGNPDIYRSDRNGGNRVRLTRLRSVEASPTWSPDGKRIAFVSDRYGSPQIFTMNADGSDPMRVTYEGSYNASPAWSPDGKFIAYASRVNGGFGIFLVDPDTLESRPLVGEAGNNEDPSWAPDGRFIIFSSNRSGTYQLYVVDREGRKEIRITSGRGDKTSPSWSPR; this is encoded by the coding sequence ATGAAAAATATCGTCGGGAAGGTGGCGGTGCTCTGTTTTATCCTCTGGGCGGCCATCCCTTCGCCCTCATGGGGAAAGGTATACCTCGACATATACGCCCCTTCCATGAGGCTTCTGCCCATCGCCATACCCGTCCCCATCCCTCTGGAAGGCACGGCCCCCCATCCCCGCATATCCGGGGAGGTTCGGGAAGTTTTGGCGGGGGACCTGAACTTTTCCAGTGTCTTCAGAGTCCTCGATCCTGTTCTTTACCTCGAGGATGAGGAGAACAGCGGAATTCGCCCGAAAACTTTTGGTTTCGACGATTGGGAGTTGATTAACGCAGAGGCTCTTATTAAGACAGGTTACGCTGTCATGGAAAATGGGAACGTGGAACTGGAGTTCCACCTGTACGACGTATTCCAGAAAAAAGAGCTGATCGCAAAAAGGTGGAAGGGAAAACCGGCGCAGGTCCGACGTATGGTCCACCTGTTTACCAACGCCGTAATGAAGAAAATAACCGGCGAGGATGGGATCTTCCTGACCTCGGTGCTTTACGTTAAGGCCGGCAGTAGGGGAAAGGATATCTATCGAATGGATTTCGATGGGGCCAACGTCGAGAGGGTGGTTCACAATGGGTTTCTCAACCTGTCACCGGCCTGGTGGCCGGACCGCAGAGGACTGGTCTATACTTCCTACAAGAAAGGAGCCCCTGACCTTTTTTCCAGGGCCTTCGGCGGACAGGAGAGGCGCCTTACCCTGGGGTCCGGGGTTGATGTGGGCGTAAGTTTTTCTCCAGATGGACGTTACATCGCCTTCATGTCCTCTGTAAATGGAAATCCGGATATCTACCGATCGGACAGGAACGGCGGGAACCGCGTTCGCCTGACCAGACTTCGCAGCGTCGAGGCATCACCCACGTGGTCACCCGACGGAAAACGTATAGCCTTCGTTTCTGACCGTTACGGTTCTCCCCAGATATTTACAATGAACGCGGACGGATCAGATCCCATGAGGGTCACCTATGAGGGGTCCTACAACGCTTCCCCCGCATGGTCGCCTGACGGTAAATTTATCGCCTATGCATCCCGTGTGAATGGAGGATTCGGCATATTCCTGGTTGATCCCGATACCCTTGAATCCCGTCCTCTGGTTGGAGAGGCGGGAAACAATGAGGACCCGTCATGGGCACCGGATGGCAGGTTCATAATTTTCTCTTCCAACCGGAGCGGTACCTACCAGCTTTACGTTGTGGACAGGGAAGGACGAAAGGAGATAAGAATCACCTCAGGCAGGGGCGACAAGACCTCTCCTTCCTGGTCGCCCAGGTAA
- the pal gene encoding peptidoglycan-associated lipoprotein Pal: MEPQPAVTAPEQPPVETYQPPAPQPEAPVQPTIKPAEAPVTIAKKVQLDDVFFAFDVYALSPEARKILSADADVLSENSDAQILIEGHCDERGTREYNLGLGERRANSTKNYLVSLGVDASRIQTISYGEDRPFAFGHNENAWSQNRRAHIFVR; this comes from the coding sequence ATGGAACCGCAACCGGCGGTGACGGCTCCTGAGCAGCCCCCGGTTGAGACCTACCAGCCGCCGGCTCCGCAGCCTGAAGCTCCGGTCCAGCCGACAATAAAACCAGCCGAGGCCCCGGTGACAATTGCAAAAAAGGTCCAGCTTGATGATGTTTTCTTTGCCTTCGATGTCTATGCCCTGTCGCCCGAGGCCAGGAAGATCCTTTCGGCCGATGCCGATGTGCTGAGCGAAAATTCCGATGCGCAGATCCTTATTGAAGGACACTGTGACGAGCGCGGCACGAGGGAGTACAACCTGGGATTGGGTGAGCGTCGCGCCAACAGCACTAAAAATTACCTCGTATCTCTGGGCGTGGATGCATCCAGGATCCAGACGATCAGCTACGGTGAGGATCGCCCCTTCGCTTTTGGGCACAACGAGAATGCGTGGAGCCAGAACAGGAGAGCACACATTTTTGTCCGCTAG
- a CDS encoding MurR/RpiR family transcriptional regulator, which produces MLNLKEIFDVKREDLTPTQKRVLEFILKYPEEAVFLTASRLALRLNISDTSIVRMAQALGFDGYPDLRRKLRRVVQDRLSTVDRLDATAGEVETVEDVFANVLLRDVANLRSALRDIDPAVFAGAADSLDNAGRVFVIGLRSANCLAVFLVSALRFLSRKVVHLSPGTGEMWEQIRDMGPDDVVVCFSFPRYTKVTVDVVRYASEMGAEVVAVTDSDLSPLAASAQWTLTVPFEVDSFMESFTAALSLVNALVTAIAFKNRPMTMETLKEMEGSWASRGVYWDG; this is translated from the coding sequence TTGCTCAATCTCAAGGAGATTTTCGACGTTAAACGGGAGGACCTTACCCCAACCCAGAAGCGGGTTCTTGAGTTTATCCTGAAGTATCCGGAAGAGGCCGTCTTCCTTACCGCCTCTCGCCTTGCCCTGAGGCTGAATATCAGCGATACCTCCATTGTTCGTATGGCCCAAGCCCTTGGATTTGATGGATATCCTGATCTTCGGCGGAAGCTTCGGCGTGTTGTACAGGACCGGCTCTCGACTGTTGATCGCCTGGATGCAACCGCGGGGGAAGTCGAAACCGTCGAGGATGTTTTTGCAAATGTTCTCCTGCGGGATGTGGCCAACCTCCGGAGCGCCCTTCGGGATATTGATCCCGCGGTCTTCGCCGGGGCCGCGGACTCCCTGGATAATGCAGGTAGGGTTTTCGTCATCGGATTGCGGTCCGCCAACTGCCTGGCAGTGTTCCTGGTGAGCGCCCTTCGTTTCCTGTCCCGGAAGGTCGTTCATCTTTCGCCCGGCACAGGGGAGATGTGGGAGCAGATCAGGGACATGGGTCCCGATGATGTTGTGGTATGCTTTTCCTTCCCACGCTATACTAAAGTGACCGTTGATGTTGTTCGGTATGCAAGCGAGATGGGAGCTGAGGTTGTTGCCGTCACCGACAGTGACCTTTCCCCGCTTGCCGCTTCCGCGCAATGGACTCTAACGGTCCCCTTCGAGGTGGATTCCTTCATGGAGTCGTTTACCGCGGCGTTGAGCCTGGTCAATGCTTTGGTGACCGCAATCGCTTTCAAGAATAGGCCGATGACAATGGAAACTTTAAAAGAGATGGAGGGATCCTGGGCTTCCCGGGGTGTTTACTGGGATGGTTAG
- a CDS encoding TAXI family TRAP transporter solute-binding subunit produces the protein MRKGTLFVVAVVALSMMVIGIGPTPAMAKSNIQFYTIGTGGVTGVYYPTGGAIARMVNKKRAEYGMRFTVESTGGSVYNVNAVMSGDLDFGIVQSDRQYQAYNGLAEWKGNPQKDLRAIFTIHPESITLCVAVDTGINSIQDLRGHEVNIGNPGSGQRQNSIDALAAVGLDWKKDIKAESLKAAEAPGMLQDGRIDAFFYTVGHPSGAFKEATSGTRKVKFISIVMPDSFYKKFPYYAASKIPIKFYPGAANTEDVPTFGVKATFLTSKKVSAKAVYAVTKEVFDNLDSFKKLHPAYSVLTKKNMLEGMSAPIHKGAMKYYRETGMMK, from the coding sequence ATGAGAAAAGGTACCCTGTTTGTTGTTGCAGTTGTTGCTCTGTCAATGATGGTGATCGGGATCGGCCCGACACCCGCCATGGCCAAGTCCAATATCCAGTTCTACACCATTGGGACGGGCGGCGTGACGGGTGTTTACTACCCGACGGGCGGCGCCATTGCCAGAATGGTCAACAAGAAGAGAGCCGAGTACGGGATGCGCTTCACCGTCGAGTCCACGGGCGGGTCAGTGTACAATGTCAACGCCGTTATGTCCGGCGATCTGGACTTCGGGATCGTCCAGTCGGACCGCCAGTACCAGGCATATAACGGCCTTGCCGAGTGGAAGGGAAACCCCCAGAAGGACCTGAGAGCGATTTTTACCATACACCCTGAGAGCATAACCCTCTGCGTGGCGGTTGACACCGGGATTAATTCTATCCAGGACCTGAGGGGCCATGAGGTCAACATCGGCAACCCCGGTTCCGGACAAAGACAGAATTCCATCGACGCGCTCGCCGCCGTCGGGCTCGATTGGAAGAAGGACATCAAGGCCGAGAGTCTGAAGGCCGCCGAGGCCCCCGGGATGCTCCAGGACGGCCGCATCGACGCCTTCTTCTACACTGTGGGCCACCCCTCCGGCGCCTTTAAGGAGGCGACCAGCGGGACGAGGAAAGTCAAGTTCATCTCCATCGTTATGCCCGATTCCTTTTACAAGAAGTTCCCCTACTATGCGGCCAGCAAGATACCCATCAAGTTCTACCCGGGAGCCGCCAACACGGAAGACGTACCCACCTTCGGTGTGAAGGCAACTTTCCTTACGTCAAAGAAGGTGTCGGCGAAGGCAGTCTATGCCGTCACCAAGGAGGTCTTCGATAATCTTGACTCATTCAAGAAACTGCACCCTGCCTACTCCGTCCTGACCAAGAAGAACATGCTGGAAGGTATGTCCGCTCCGATCCACAAGGGCGCCATGAAGTATTATAGAGAAACCGGCATGATGAAGTAG
- a CDS encoding TRAP transporter permease — protein sequence MRIAAEEEGSYRYLSGFSKYVVPTIAFIWCLFQLSIASWWLLDTVYIRAIHLGFAMLIAFLSYPALKKPRKGVFSFLSSRTTIPISDYVLAVLACLASVYILIDYTGMSLRMGAPIFRDVFIGFALVILLLEAARRVIGPALTAISGLFTLYVFFAANMPEFMAFKSSSIAKYVGKITMQTEGIYGIPLDVSATIVFLFVLFGTMLDRAGGGKFFIELALSLLGRFKGGPAKAAIVGSGLTGLISGSSIANIVTTGTFTIPLMKKVGYPATKAAAIEVAASTDGQLAPPIMGAAAFIIAEYLGVSYLDVIKAAAIPAFVSYATLFFIAHVEASKLGLRGLTKEEIPHFFRVLKGGLHYLFPIGVLVWELVVPRHSPELSAFRAIIAMLFVMILQGPIRSYWNKEPIAPAFREGLKNIVEAMSAGGRNMVTVAIATAAAGIIVGVVTMGIGGIIADMVEFLARGNIFALVVITAIASLLLGMGLPTTATYIVMAALTAPVLVSVGMSNGFIIPLMAAHLFCFYFGILADDTPPVGLAAYAAAALAKSPPIATGIQGFMYDIRTAMIAFMFIFNHDLILDGINSWWLAGLIFTMACVGNFAFASATQGWLMNKNRWYELPFLLLVTFILMQPHYSAQFVGFGNEYVMYVAGVALFGLILFNQWRRRPASGTPDRVPAFGGHQ from the coding sequence ATGCGGATCGCCGCCGAGGAGGAAGGCAGTTATCGGTATCTGTCCGGGTTCTCAAAGTATGTTGTCCCGACCATCGCCTTCATCTGGTGCCTTTTCCAGCTTTCAATAGCAAGCTGGTGGTTGCTTGACACGGTCTATATAAGGGCCATACACCTCGGTTTCGCCATGCTCATCGCTTTTTTGAGCTACCCCGCACTGAAGAAGCCCCGGAAAGGGGTTTTTTCCTTCCTGTCCTCGAGGACCACCATCCCAATTTCTGATTATGTTCTGGCTGTCCTGGCCTGTCTGGCCTCGGTGTACATACTCATCGATTACACGGGAATGTCGTTGAGAATGGGTGCCCCCATATTCCGCGACGTTTTCATAGGATTCGCCCTGGTCATTCTTCTCCTGGAGGCGGCGCGGAGGGTCATAGGGCCTGCCCTGACGGCTATCTCGGGGCTCTTCACCCTGTACGTTTTCTTCGCTGCGAATATGCCGGAGTTCATGGCGTTCAAGAGTTCCTCCATCGCCAAATATGTCGGGAAAATTACCATGCAGACCGAGGGGATATACGGTATCCCTCTCGATGTCTCCGCTACCATCGTGTTCCTTTTCGTCCTCTTCGGGACCATGCTCGACCGGGCCGGGGGAGGGAAGTTCTTCATCGAACTGGCCCTGAGCCTGCTGGGAAGGTTTAAAGGTGGGCCCGCCAAGGCAGCCATTGTCGGGTCCGGCCTGACGGGGCTGATCTCCGGGTCATCCATCGCCAATATCGTGACCACGGGAACCTTTACCATCCCGCTTATGAAGAAGGTGGGCTACCCTGCGACAAAGGCCGCGGCTATCGAGGTGGCTGCCAGTACCGACGGACAGCTTGCCCCACCAATAATGGGCGCTGCCGCGTTCATTATTGCAGAGTACCTCGGTGTTTCATACCTGGATGTCATCAAGGCGGCGGCCATTCCTGCCTTCGTCTCCTATGCGACCCTGTTTTTCATCGCCCACGTAGAGGCCTCAAAACTTGGCCTCAGGGGTCTTACCAAGGAGGAAATCCCTCATTTTTTCAGAGTTCTGAAGGGTGGACTTCACTACCTTTTTCCCATCGGGGTGCTCGTATGGGAGTTGGTTGTGCCCAGACACTCGCCTGAGCTTTCGGCCTTCAGGGCCATAATCGCCATGTTATTTGTCATGATCCTGCAGGGTCCCATCAGGAGCTACTGGAATAAAGAGCCCATAGCGCCTGCGTTTAGGGAAGGCCTGAAAAATATTGTCGAGGCCATGTCCGCGGGGGGACGGAACATGGTCACTGTGGCCATAGCCACCGCTGCCGCCGGCATAATCGTCGGTGTGGTGACCATGGGAATCGGCGGCATTATCGCCGACATGGTGGAATTCCTGGCCCGGGGGAACATCTTCGCTCTCGTAGTCATTACCGCCATAGCCAGTCTCCTGTTGGGGATGGGGCTTCCCACCACTGCAACCTACATTGTCATGGCGGCATTAACGGCGCCTGTCCTTGTCAGCGTGGGGATGTCCAACGGGTTTATCATTCCCCTCATGGCGGCACACCTGTTCTGCTTTTACTTTGGTATCCTGGCCGATGATACGCCGCCTGTCGGACTGGCGGCCTATGCCGCCGCGGCATTGGCCAAATCACCCCCCATAGCCACGGGTATTCAGGGGTTCATGTACGACATCAGGACCGCCATGATAGCCTTCATGTTTATCTTCAACCATGATCTTATCCTCGATGGCATCAACAGCTGGTGGCTGGCCGGGCTGATTTTTACCATGGCATGCGTGGGTAACTTTGCCTTTGCCTCGGCCACCCAGGGCTGGCTCATGAACAAAAACAGGTGGTACGAGCTGCCTTTTCTCCTGTTGGTAACCTTTATACTCATGCAGCCGCACTATTCGGCCCAGTTTGTCGGTTTCGGGAACGAGTATGTCATGTACGTGGCAGGTGTCGCCCTCTTCGGCCTGATCCTGTTTAACCAGTGGAGAAGGAGACCCGCTTCCGGAACCCCGGACCGTGTACCGGCCTTCGGTGGGCATCAGTGA
- a CDS encoding universal stress protein: protein MSTPVKTILCAVSLTEASKVVLMAAFREAWSHDAKVHLLHVIPGFDAAMAIPIASFIGEEKFARLMKEKRDETTVLIRQKIKGLKDQIIQERDRYTEEMIAALHVFDGDPAIQILNMVGALKPDMLVIGSHAKGFTEHTFMGSVATKVLKRIRIPCLVVPPINQQGH from the coding sequence ATGAGTACCCCGGTCAAAACAATTCTTTGTGCCGTCAGCCTCACTGAGGCCTCGAAAGTTGTTCTGATGGCCGCGTTCCGGGAAGCCTGGTCCCACGACGCCAAGGTGCATCTGCTTCATGTCATCCCCGGTTTCGACGCGGCCATGGCGATCCCCATCGCCTCCTTCATCGGTGAAGAAAAATTTGCCCGTCTCATGAAGGAGAAGAGGGACGAGACCACGGTTCTGATCCGGCAGAAGATCAAGGGTCTGAAGGATCAGATTATTCAGGAGAGGGACAGATACACGGAAGAAATGATAGCGGCCCTTCACGTTTTTGATGGGGACCCGGCCATCCAGATTCTCAATATGGTCGGAGCGCTGAAACCCGATATGCTTGTAATTGGATCCCATGCGAAGGGGTTTACCGAGCATACCTTTATGGGCAGCGTTGCCACAAAGGTGTTGAAAAGGATACGGATTCCTTGCCTGGTTGTTCCTCCAATCAATCAACAGGGCCACTAG
- a CDS encoding ATP-grasp domain-containing protein, translating to MDDPFSAGIALDPKKYYFLYIGEIKAIDLNRFMRGPVEIRSGKPADFIAVVPDVLSRYPEGNTIVVNSAAREARERSGLLHNIRITAGRFAEEVSRDRRVLALVDRLIDAQGELFVNMFESRPELAFADGRKVKILGPAPDLALTFNSKLTQYGMAIQLGIPVPSGGISRSLDEAVGIAEGFFSNGQRAFVSEEYSAAGANSIVASNAAEIRVRFKGTNGHLLVTHFVDHEYDPTVLGIIAGPEDVYIASVADQNIEGTRFKGSTYPTVLSSRCVEDLKEMTRALGHHLGGLGYRGAFGCDYIVDQSGRIYFIEINARKQGTTMETTLTMKHHLPGHPYFPELEFYAVVDGKFPDGVLEMDSRREGLCWGTYNFKVSRDVVVTADLPLPMDQPEFFARAANGSIEENYIVMDYVGAGVRLHSGGFLGRVIAASSSPEKMREALKEGVERVAETCGDILL from the coding sequence ATGGACGATCCATTCTCAGCTGGAATAGCGCTCGATCCGAAAAAATATTACTTCCTTTATATCGGTGAAATCAAAGCGATAGACCTGAATCGCTTCATGCGCGGACCCGTGGAGATCCGCAGCGGGAAACCCGCGGACTTCATAGCCGTGGTGCCTGATGTTCTTTCAAGGTATCCTGAGGGTAACACCATCGTGGTTAATTCCGCGGCCCGCGAGGCCCGGGAGAGGTCCGGCCTGCTCCACAACATCCGGATCACTGCCGGGCGGTTCGCTGAAGAGGTTAGCCGGGACCGGCGTGTTCTTGCTCTCGTGGACAGGCTGATAGATGCTCAGGGAGAGCTTTTTGTCAACATGTTCGAGTCGAGACCCGAGTTGGCATTTGCCGACGGGAGGAAGGTGAAAATCCTGGGGCCGGCCCCCGATCTCGCCCTGACATTCAACAGTAAACTGACACAATATGGGATGGCCATACAACTGGGTATCCCTGTCCCTTCCGGTGGGATTTCCCGATCCCTGGATGAAGCCGTCGGAATTGCAGAGGGCTTTTTCAGCAACGGCCAGAGGGCCTTTGTATCCGAGGAGTACAGCGCGGCAGGGGCCAATTCAATAGTCGCTTCAAACGCTGCGGAAATAAGGGTGCGATTCAAAGGTACCAATGGTCACCTACTCGTGACCCATTTTGTGGATCATGAATATGATCCCACCGTTCTCGGGATCATCGCGGGGCCGGAGGATGTGTACATTGCCTCCGTAGCGGATCAGAATATTGAAGGGACCAGGTTCAAAGGGTCAACCTATCCCACGGTACTCTCCAGTAGGTGTGTGGAGGATCTTAAGGAGATGACCAGGGCACTGGGGCACCACCTGGGCGGGCTCGGATACAGGGGAGCCTTCGGTTGCGACTACATTGTGGACCAAAGCGGCCGCATCTATTTTATTGAGATCAATGCCCGAAAGCAGGGGACCACAATGGAGACAACGCTTACCATGAAACACCATCTTCCCGGCCACCCCTATTTCCCGGAATTGGAATTTTACGCGGTGGTGGACGGGAAGTTCCCGGATGGGGTCCTTGAGATGGATTCCAGAAGGGAGGGGCTGTGCTGGGGGACCTACAATTTCAAAGTATCCCGGGACGTCGTGGTCACGGCCGATCTTCCTCTTCCAATGGACCAGCCGGAGTTTTTCGCCAGGGCCGCCAACGGATCAATCGAGGAAAACTACATTGTGATGGATTACGTGGGCGCAGGTGTCCGGCTCCACTCCGGAGGATTTCTGGGAAGGGTCATCGCGGCATCATC